One Echeneis naucrates chromosome 16, fEcheNa1.1, whole genome shotgun sequence genomic window, ATGAGACAGCACTGAGGGATGACTTTCTGGTGGCAGTTATGCTtaacaaatgtgaaaacaaagacCACCCTTAATTatagacacaaatatacagagaTATACACAGTACACTCACTACTCCTagtatattttttacattaagtGTAGACATTTATAATAACAGAAATATCCACTTATTGgacacattttcatctttcatcaaCAGGTTTTTCAAGTGCTTAAATAGTAATTATTCTCATTCAAGGCataatcatatttaaaacatgCCTCAAATATCCATAATAGTGGCATTGCAACATCTAACAATATTCATAGTGGCCCACGCGGCAACACAGGCCAGACCACGTCGTAATCAAACTGGCAATATCATGAagctcaaaaacatttttcactgtaCAAAAACTACACGTTATCTTCCAGTTTATGACATCTAAACAACTACAGGAATCAGTAGAAAGCAAGAAAATAAGTTATCATCATACCAAAAAATGATAAGTCGATTACTTTGAACATAGATGTCTTCTCTCACAATAGATACAATAAGTGTCATGTTTAGCATCCCATCGATTGAGAGGAGGAGCAGACGTTTGGTGGAGCAGTCACTCTGTGCGTTTAGATTGACAGCTGGGGTGGACCAGATCGGTCCGCAGCAACTGGcttattattttctgtctcttcagaTTACAGTCAATTTTGTGGTGGCATCCATCTCTTTCCAGGGTCTCTGCACTGTGCCGACATTGATGTTCGTAGTATTTAGCCAAGTTCTGCAGCAGATAATCAGTTTACACCATGCAAAAGGCtaaatgttgcttttttaaaaGAAGCAGAAACAACACACTTGAACTACTGAGTGATAAATGTAGCTATAATAGCttgatgctgctgtgttgtttatgtgtgtttatctgGTACCGCTGTTGTTCAAAGTAAAGTGAAACCCTTTTACATGGTGCAAACAGTGAGTGATTCTGACctttggactgtgtgtgtgtgtgtgtgtgtgtgtgtgtgtgtgtgtgtgtgtgtgtgtgtgtgtgtgtgtgtgtgtgtgtgtgtgtgcccattCTGTCTCAGTTCTTCTCAGGTGTCCAAGGTGTGCCTGGGTGCCCGGTTGGaattctcttctcctcttcctttcccgTTCTTCTCACCAGTCAGAGGAACATACctccttttgctctttttaCGTTTTTTGTCTGTGCACCACACTCTTTCGCAGTACTCCTCTACTCTCTGAGCATCCCCGTAGCCAATCAGCTGGAGGAACTCTTTGTACCACAGCCTGGAGTGGCGGCCAGGGACTGAGGATGGCACCATAACCCTGGGGCTGATGCTGGGGCCTGGTGGGGGTCCGATAGAAGAGTGACACAGGAGTGCAgctttctctccatcttcacCATTAGCCCCGTTGAACACTGACTTCACCCTCTCCCCTCTGAGCACGTGCAGAGTGATACGTAATAATGTGGTCACATATCCATGTTCCACAGTCTGGCACACGTACACGCCGGCATCTGAATTTTTCACACGTAAGAACAGCAGTCCATGTGAGGTCACAATAACCCGCTCATCTCCTCGAACCTaaatttggggggaaaaaaacaaacaaaacaaaagttttttcaGTGTAGTCATTATGTCTCATGATTAAAGGAGCTGCAGCTTTCACTCTTTTCCAAAGagaattttttattaaaaacctacagaagaggaaagaataaaTTACGTATGAGCAGAAGTTCCATTGTGCTTTCAATATGGTGACTTGTGTAAGATTCTGTGAGCTCCATTATAAAGCCATTCcatgtttccttttccttttcttttcagtcaaaCACACCACATTTAAATTTGATATCAGCTTAGTTGCACTGAGGTGAGAGCAGGAGAGTCATTCCAAACGCTAAATGGATTCTATTGAAAAgattttaaaggcaaaaacatGATTTGCTGCTGTTATACTATTTGTAGTTGCAGTTAACAGCTcgtttgttgtgttgcatttgCGTTTGAGCCCACCTcgtgtttttctccttctttctggAAGAACCAAAGGACTTTGGCCTGAAGTGATCGAGGGACACACTCTAACAAAGTGCTGTTACTCTCAACGCTGTATGCAAACTTCTCCTCGGATCCttcatctacacacacacacacacacacacacacgcatgtgcACATTAAGACACACATTGATTAGCTAACAAACGTATATTACACCGTTCCACTGAAATGACAGTtgacttcatattttttcatcatattAACACCAAGGCTTCTGCATAACACTATTATATCCTCACGCCTGAGAAATTGTGATATTGTGACACACAGGCTACCCATGCGCACACGCACATCACACAGTCATTGTATACACTAACCATCAATTTGCAGCCCATTGCAGAGCTGGACAGCGTTGCCATGGCGAACATCTTGCCGCCTGAATCGTCTGCTGAGATGGGAGAGAGCGAggcaaagaggcagaaaatgtgACCATGTTTTTAAAGTACAAGAGACAGTAGGACACGTCTATCGATGCCTGTGAGAGTGTTCAGGACTGCTGAAGGCGTGAAGAGCTGATAATCTACACACTTCAGGTCAAAAACTTTGCTGTTACCTTTTGGTGTAGACTCCTGCAGGATAATATCTTGAACAGGTAAGACCATCCCAGGCACAGTAGGGGTCCCTGGCCAGACAACAATCAGCACATTCGGAGCCATAGAGGTCACACTGATGTAGTCTGACCTGGGCCACACCAACCTCCGACCCAACATAGAGCTGTTGCTGTGAAGCCCACGATGCCacccgcaaaaaaaaaatatagatatatttaGATTTACACCTGGTTGCCTGTCACAAGTGGATAACAATACAAATTAATTATGTCGGTACAAAGTCATTTATTGTGTTGCAATGTTATCATCTTGTGGCTAAACAACAGAATTGCAGGAATGAATAATAAGGGATTCAAATGCTCCTCATACCCGTTTAGGGGATATTATGATCTCCTTTATTGGCACTGACACCTGCAAACAGGAAAGACTTTATGTTATTCAAAACTTAAGGCAATTCAGTGGTTCATCATATCCTGGAACCATAAAGgttaaaccataaaaaaaaacataaagtcaCTGCAGGCTTCCTGTCATGCTTCTAATCATCCTGATATCTGGTTTTAGTTAAAATCAAGCCAAAAGCATCTGTTGCTTGCAGATTAGGTTTCAAATTTAGTTGAAGAAGAATTGATTATTTTCAGATCTCTCAGAGTGTCTCTCATCAGGTTAGCTGCACAATTATTCTTATGATCCCTCTAAtaattaaaagggaaaaaaaagttttcaaaggAAAGCAGTTTGgtttcatgaaataaaatttagACATTACTTGGCTACAAAGTTGACTTTGCTTTCACAATTTGCAGTTAAAAATAAACTACCTTGAATACTTGTAGTTCTTCCAGTAGCACCTCCTCCAtagtgtctgtgtctttgttgtagATGGTGATGACTTTCAACACCACTGAGTCATCTAATGAAAAGGAGACAGTAATGTTACACTATTGCTTTACAAAAGATTGACAGACAAAGGCATACAATTCCTCTTTATTCATACAGTTTCGAGACTGTAAACATCTGATCACAAATAATGCTATCAATATGTCACAACAAGTGTCTCCCTGCAAACAAAATCTCCACTTTTTTACTACTTTGCAAATAGTAACATGCATACTTTGTAACATAAACGTGTATGGCATGCTGGATTAAGCAGCAACATGTACTGTGGCCATTCTTCGCAGTGTGTTTACCCGTGCCGATGTACAGAACATGGTAGTGCCCATCCTGGGCTTGAACTCTGTCCACAGCGATCTGGGTGAGCTTTCTCCTGCCTGGCTCTGTCTGTAGCAGGACAGGCCTACGGTGCTGAGGAAGGACCGGATGATACATAACAGGATGAGAACGCACAAACCGCAGCATCTCATCCGGGAACTCCTTAGAACTGGAGAAGCCTCCTCCATTCACTTTACTGGCACACTgttaaagacagagaaaaggaagtggagtggagacagacaaagaagaggGCCATTAACTGTGGTGGCACAATGTacagtgtagaaaaaaaaaaaaaagctgagatgTTTTAGTCTGGTTCACACTGTCCCTGTATGACCTGCTGAGGCAGCTACAACAGTGCTGACATTCATAAGAGATGTCCTACATGCTCTCAACACTGCCCCTCCCGGAGGGTGCCAGTCCTGAACACAGACTAGCAGGAAGTGCTGTGAATGCATAATGCCGGGCTATCAGGGAAATGAATCCCATGAATATGACTCTATTTTAAGACTTAAAAACTCACAGATCCAGGTCGAGGGTAGGGGACTCTGTCCTCATAAGGTGTCCAGTGGTGCTCAGGCCTCTCTCGGTAGGCAAAAGGACCATTAAAGGCTGCTCTGATGTCATCCATGCgatagacacacacagcgtAGCCTTTAAACACCACACTGCAATAGAAGGTTGTATTAGCGAGAACATAATATAATGGGTAGCAAAATTGTAATTGTATTATGCATCACCTTGTTGTGCTAAAGAGACCAAAGATTTCTGGGTTTTTTCCATCCTTGTTATTGAGAACAAAGACGTCCTCTAAAAGATGAAGAACATCAACTTTAGCTGGTGTTTGTGGACATGCTATAACTTTGTTGCTCTTTTAGTCACACTCATTCTCACTGGCTATGCATCTCAAGGAGACAGTCAACTGCAGGTCAGATTCACATTGTCAAAAAACTCCTTCATAGCACACATATATTTAAGGATGTCAGCCGTAAATCCTCATAGCCCTACCAAGATCATCAAAGTATGTATCCATGCCATTCGGTCCAGCCACAGAGCAGATAAGACGAGTTTTCAGGAAGGAACTCCATCTATTCACCAGCATTCTCTGTCCTCCTTGGTCATTCTGACAGATGAAAGCAGATATGAAATATGACTGCACTGTCAGTACTTCGTCATTGGCTGGTTTATGCCCAAAAATGTTTCATCTGCGTTCTCACCGCGCAAACTCGCCCAACGCGGGCATAAACAGCTTTATTCAGTCTATCAGCAGCCATCTCTCGCTCAGTGAAGAAAAAGTAAACTTTGTCATCATCCCTGTCGTCGTTGTCAGGAATAACTGCTGAACCCACAAATTTAGGTTCTGTTGGGAGAGGAATTTAAAACATGGCCTGGAGTTAAACCATCCGTTAACAAGTAAGGTCGCACTAGAAGTTAGATACTATGGCAAACAGTAAGATCATTctaaaatggaaatttaaaatttactgtatttgtttttttttattttatagatttggtaaaaacaaacatttataaacatttatacatattttcatattttcataaatattttgacatccttatgaaaaattaaacatctcAAAATGATGTTTAGTAGCAGACATACTGTATCTGTTTGCACCCCCGAGAGTTTTAAAGGAGATGTGTTTATTGTCCTGTAATGCACACCAACCGTTGAGCTGCTGCCTGTCGTCTCTTTCAGTGCGTGTGTAGGTCTGGTTATTAAGTCGACACAAAGCTCCGTCATTCTCCCAGTAGTCAGTGTACAAGCCAATATACAGCTCTCCCCctaaatgcacacaaaaacacaggcaaACCAAATAATAACGCAGAAATAACCAATAAAGGGAActccctttctttttcaataCTGCCACAAGATGGCAGCATTGAATGGTTCAACGTCAACACAGCGAGCAAACCTCTTGTTAAACTAAATAGTAGGTACTCAAGGATTTTCACAGCATACATAATCTTGTAGCTTTACTTTCGGTAATGAGCGATTGAATGAGCATTGTCTTACTGGAGAGTGTGGACGTGCAGGGACTGTTTGGGTCGTACGGACAGCGTCCTCTACCACTTGAAACGCTGTGGTCTTCAACAGAAAAGAGCCTGTCCTgtagacaacaaacaaaaaaatgcttgaGTATTTATTCACATACAAAAGTCTTCCTgcgcaaagtttttttttttttccaatgtcCAAACAAACCCCTGATGAGAAACTGgtgagtggagacagagagggagagaggagggatcTGAAAAATGATTGATGAGCTGTAGGTTGAAAGATAAATGAGACATGGGGTGATGGATGAGCGAATGAATGACTTTAGCCTAAATGTGTACAGCCAGCTATGTTGTGCTCTTATATCATATCGCTGTTTCTGGTCCTGTGATGTTgaaactcactcacactcacacgcacaaaTAGACCATAACTCCCTATAGAATGGCAGCTTATATGTTTCAGGCCACCACAGTGTTTATGACTGTCACTGGCAAATCAAAGAGGATGTCATATATTGATTTATGAGAACCCACAGAGCCCAACTGTGCTCTGACTACTGCCGTACATATGACTCTAATAGAAAGCAGAGTCTGGGTTAAACTCATCCATCACTGAAACCAAACTGAGGATTGGTGAAATTGGTTGATTCGCTATTGCTCTGAAATCCGGACTTTTAAAAATGGTTATTGTACAATTTTGGTTAGCGAGTGGAGGATTAGATGCATACATTTTATATCATAGCTCATCATTGAGTAAATATTAACATTAGTGTTTGTCCACTGCAGTGTTAAATTGCTTAAACCTAAATCTGGCAGTAAACGTTAGTCTAACTTTGCTCACACTGCCTGTTCTGAAGAATGAGTGTGATTCAAGGTTGTAAGTGCAGCTGTCCTGGTCGACCTGTGCTGGAATGTGGATTGGAAACCAGCTACTTTTCTGTCTAAATATTCTCCAGACACTCGCACAAACACTCAGGACTGTTCAGTGTTTGATGTCTAGGGGTTATGTGTCATCCTGTGAGGGAACGTGTTAACACTGACAGGCAGAAAGTTTTTCCTGCACAGTGTGCATGCAAAACCGAAAACACTCTCATATACTCAGAGgcagctgacacacaaagacagatcGTAACCCTTCCCTGACCTCAAACTAGCCTCCATAAAGAGCAGCATCTGGCCTGCTCTCCGTGTTTACCTGCAACATTGTGAACCTGGTGCCGATCAATTTCCTTCTCGGAGGAAAAGGCTACCCTTTTTTAGCCATGTTTCCTTCTCCTCACTCTGCTTCTTGTTGCTAGGAGGATGAACTTAACTATCGTAGCATGTGCTAAGTGTTACTTGTCTATGCCGTACTGACAAGTCCAGAAGATTTTGGCCAAAATGTCATCAAAAGAGTGGGAAGAAGATCTTGGCTACCGCCATCTGAGTAAAGCAGGAATGTAGTAGAAAAGCACAATGTGAAGAACTCTCAAGGTTCAAAGCTTCATGAAAAATAAGCAACTGTGGTTTTTACAGAAtgcacaaaaagaacaaaacttgaaaaaataaatatctggaTTAAATGAACAGATCAGTAAGACATTTAGCAAAACAAAATCCCTTAAAATAGCTGATAAGTGAAATATTAATCTGTTACATTAACCAAACTCTGATCCAGGCCTTGGAACTCACCTGCCCTTTGTGTCCCACTCTGACCAGGGCACAGAGAGGGTTAAAGGCTCCTGTCCCACAGACCAGTAAATGGGTGTGGTTGTACTGCTGCAAAACCTTGATGTAGTTTGCACATTCCGGCTgttggaggaaataaaaaacagggGGGAAAGTTGGGTAGTGACTGGGTGTAAGGGATGGCTAAGGTCATGCAGTGAAAATGGATTAATGGAAAACTGCCAGGCATTTACTGCATAATCTATAACACCAATACTTTGGGTTAAACAAAGGTTAATTGGCTCGGGGGGGATATGTAAATCATGACATACATGCTGACAGATCTGCAATGGCTGTGTCTACCTATAGGGTAAAATTAATTCAACTGCATATACAAATTCAAGTTGATAAAATCTTTAGCCACATTAATTACATCATTGAACACCTGAAGGGCATCCCTTACCTTTTCCCTCCCCTTCATCAAACATTCCTCAATCTGAGATTCTGTACTGGCCCACTGGAtctgaaagaaaatgcaaatacaaacacattttaggttgttgctgtttcattgtgaatgaaaaaaagaaaaaactaaacaaagcagattttgtatatatttcatATGCGCAGTTGGACGTATGTTTAAAAAAGTCTGACCAGAACATGAGTAACTGTCCTGCAAAATTAATCACACATGATTTTTATGCCATTAATTCAGATTCAAGTTCGAAACATCAGCCAAAATGCTTCTCGATGCAGGACACAGACGTCTAAAGACACGCACCTTCATACTCAGTTTGGTTCACCTCTATCCCAGAGAGGCTAAACGTTCCATATGCGGTGAGATTTGAGAGCAGGCTTACctctctgtggtgtgtgttaACCCGGTCCAGGCTAAGGGAGAACAGAGTATTCTTGGCCCCGACGTAAAGCCTCTCATGGCCCTCATCCAGCAGCATGGTCTGGGGCTGAAGAGACACTCCATGTCCCTGGAATACCCATGTCCTGTTCAGCTGCCAGAGCTCTGCAGCAacgacaacaacacacacatgcatacacagagTAGACGTCAAATTATTAGCAACAGAATAGGTAGGAAAAGATAGATcgatagacagacagacagacagacagacagagagacagacaggcagatagaccgatagacagacagacagacaaacagacagacagacagacagatagatagatagacagacagacagacagacaaacagacagacagacagacagatagacaggcagacaggcagatagaccgatagacagacagacagacaaacagacagacagacagacagatagatagatagatagatagacagacagacagacagacagatagatagatagacagacagacagacagatagatagagagacagacacacagagagatagacagatagatagatagacagataggtCTGGTTTTCATTGCATATGTGGTTTCTCATTTTGCCTCTTGCCTGCAGTAACCAGCAAGATCAAATTTGACCAAACCCCTCCCTCAAGGGATTTCTAACTGATCCAGTAACTTGTGTCTGCGTCCCAAATGCTGCCAAGCATTGCAGCATGTGTTTCTGATTCGTAGCTTCCTTTCCGGCAGAGCGCACCAGGAGGGTTATCGTTCCCTCTCATCTGTACCTCATATGTGGAGGATGCCTATGCATCCTCTCACACCATTGGTTGGATCATAGCTGCACAATTGTTTTCACCACTAATAAGTTCAAAACTCAAAAGTGGCCTCTCAGGAATGAGTAGGTGGTATATGCAAGGTCCACTACTCACCCTTGACACGGCCAAACTAAGAAGACACTTTAGAAAGTATGAAAGATTTTTGCCTAAATGGATGGAAGTAGGGAGATATGTGTCCTGGGAAAGATGTTGTGATTATGAGGCGCATTTGATGTCGGCAGTCTGCCCTACGTTTTCTTTAACTGGGACAGTTTTATCTGAGAGGAAGCGGAACCATTCTCTTTATCAGTCATTAGTTTGACATCAGCTGCCACTCCCTGTCAGTCTTGCTTTAGGTAATTTGAAATCCTACTTTGAAAAGGAGGCAGCGGACTGTGACGGGCATGTCATTAAATATAAACATTCACTCATCAGAATGACCACAGATCTTTGTAAACAGCACGATCAGAGATAATTAGTGTGCCTATATACAcacatgtgaaaacacacctaGCTTTCTAGTGTTGTTTTCTCTACCTGATTGAACTTGACAGGTTGGTGCTGTATACCTGCACTCTGTGAGATCAAGGCTGAGAGCGAAGGATTTAAGGTGCAGAAAACCCCAAAGGCGTGCACTTCCTGTGGGTTGCACTGGCTCTTTGTGAACACATGACTACTAGGTGCGAGGGGCCTTGTAAAAGGAGAGGGGGTAATCTGGTGTGTGTTCGCAGAGCTTTTTATAGTTGAGAATTCCAAGCAGACAAGTCGCAGTTTGTgatgaaatttatttatttaattcccTTTCAATTGatagaataaaaacaatctGACTGATAGTAACGGAACCATCATCTATGTGCTCATGACTGTAATACTAGGCCACCCTTTCAGCTGCCTCAGTTGTTGCTGAGGTGTCTCTACATGCTGGGGTGGCAGAGGGTAATTGTACGGTTTGTTTTTGTAGCATCTGTGTATTTTTAGTGATACTCGATCTCCTAGATAGAAGGAGAGTGTTTATCCTATTTTCCTAGATTACTCATAGCCGCAACATATGCTCTGTGgaaggttttatttgtttaaaatgggATTAGGTATCCACAGAGGAGTGGGTGACTGTGTACATTTAGTTGCTATTAAGATTTCTATGTTGGAGACAAGCGACTGTTTGTTTGAGTAGCACTCGCTCTCAGGTGGTTGGgtggcagagacagaggggatGTGGCAGTGGTGTTCTGCCAGGGCTCAGACATGCTTCCTGTAATTATCTAATCCACACACCCGACGCACTCGCTTTCCTTCTCACtcaccgcacacacacaaaccggCTGCCTGCCCTCTATGTCCTTATAGCTTGCTCTGAGTTAAGCTGAAGTTGGATCAAGAACAGTCCTCTGAAACATtccactgcattttttttttttttttttttacaaatgtcaGGCTGGCTCCCAAACAATCAGCTCCTTCTTTACCGGGAGTCAAATCTGCTACCACTTATTTAGATGACAGACTGAAACAGCTATTTAAATTGATGGCGTAAACAGTGTTTAAGCAGAAGCTCTCTTTCAATCTACTTTTCACTGTCTT contains:
- the sema3e gene encoding semaphorin-3E isoform X2 yields the protein MMAECIRTMHLILMLRYLVLLGTAHTAHSIYPRIRLSHKELWQLNRTWVFQGHGVSLQPQTMLLDEGHERLYVGAKNTLFSLSLDRVNTHHREIQWASTESQIEECLMKGREKPECANYIKVLQQYNHTHLLVCGTGAFNPLCALVRVGHKGQDRLFSVEDHSVSSGRGRCPYDPNSPCTSTLSRGELYIGLYTDYWENDGALCRLNNQTYTRTERDDRQQLNEPKFVGSAVIPDNDDRDDDKVYFFFTEREMAADRLNKAVYARVGRVCANDQGGQRMLVNRWSSFLKTRLICSVAGPNGMDTYFDDLEDVFVLNNKDGKNPEIFGLFSTTSVVFKGYAVCVYRMDDIRAAFNGPFAYRERPEHHWTPYEDRVPYPRPGSCASKVNGGGFSSSKEFPDEMLRFVRSHPVMYHPVLPQHRRPVLLQTEPGRRKLTQIAVDRVQAQDGHYHVLYIGTDDSVVLKVITIYNKDTDTMEEVLLEELQVFKVSVPIKEIIISPKRQQLYVGSEVGVAQVRLHQCDLYGSECADCCLARDPYCAWDGLTCSRYYPAGVYTKRRFRRQDVRHGNAVQLCNGLQIDDEGSEEKFAYSVESNSTLLECVPRSLQAKVLWFFQKEGEKHEVRGDERVIVTSHGLLFLRVKNSDAGVYVCQTVEHGYVTTLLRITLHVLRGERVKSVFNGANGEDGEKAALLCHSSIGPPPGPSISPRVMVPSSVPGRHSRLWYKEFLQLIGYGDAQRVEEYCERVWCTDKKRKKSKRRYVPLTGEKNGKGRGEENSNRAPRHTLDT
- the sema3e gene encoding semaphorin-3E isoform X3, whose product is MMAECIRTMHLILMLRYLVLLGTAHTAHSIYPRIRLSHKELWQLNRTWVFQGHGVSLQPQTMLLDEGHERLYVGAKNTLFSLSLDRVNTHHREIQWASTESQIEECLMKGREKPECANYIKVLQQYNHTHLLVCGTGAFNPLCALVRVGHKGQDRLFSVEDHSVSSGRGRCPYDPNSPCTSTLSRGELYIGLYTDYWENDGALCRLNNQTYTRTERDDRQQLNEPKFVGSAVIPDNDDRDDDKVYFFFTEREMAADRLNKAVYARVGRVCANDQGGQRMLVNRWSSFLKTRLICSVAGPNGMDTYFDDLEDVFVLNNKDGKNPEIFGLFSTTSVVFKGYAVCVYRMDDIRAAFNGPFAYRERPEHHWTPYEDRVPYPRPGSCASKVNGGGFSSSKEFPDEMLRFVRSHPVMYHPVLPQHRRPVLLQTEPGRRKLTQIAVDRVQAQDGHYHVLYIGTDDSVVLKVITIYNKDTDTMEEVLLEELQVFKVSVPIKEIIISPKRQQLYVGSEVGVAQVRLHQCDLYGSECADCCLARDPYCAWDGLTCSRYYPAGVYTKRRFRRQDVRHGNAVQLCNGLQIDGSEEKFAYSVESNSTLLECVPRSLQAKVLWFFQKEGEKHEVRGDERVIVTSHGLLFLRVKNSDAGVYVCQTVEHGYVTTLLRITLHVLRGERVKSVFNGANGEDGEKAALLCHSSIGPPPGPSISPRVMVPSSVPGRHSRLWYKEFLQLIGYGDAQRVEEYCERVWCTDKKRKKSKRRYVPLTGEKNGKGRGEENSNRAPRHTLDT
- the sema3e gene encoding semaphorin-3E isoform X1, whose protein sequence is MMAECIRTMHLILMLRYLVLLGTAHTAHSIYPRIRLSHKELWQLNRTWVFQGHGVSLQPQTMLLDEGHERLYVGAKNTLFSLSLDRVNTHHREIQWASTESQIEECLMKGREKPECANYIKVLQQYNHTHLLVCGTGAFNPLCALVRVGHKGQDRLFSVEDHSVSSGRGRCPYDPNSPCTSTLSRGELYIGLYTDYWENDGALCRLNNQTYTRTERDDRQQLNEPKFVGSAVIPDNDDRDDDKVYFFFTEREMAADRLNKAVYARVGRVCANDQGGQRMLVNRWSSFLKTRLICSVAGPNGMDTYFDDLEDVFVLNNKDGKNPEIFGLFSTTSVVFKGYAVCVYRMDDIRAAFNGPFAYRERPEHHWTPYEDRVPYPRPGSCASKVNGGGFSSSKEFPDEMLRFVRSHPVMYHPVLPQHRRPVLLQTEPGRRKLTQIAVDRVQAQDGHYHVLYIGTDDSVVLKVITIYNKDTDTMEEVLLEELQVFKVSVPIKEIIISPKRQQLYVGSEVGVAQVRLHQCDLYGSECADCCLARDPYCAWDGLTCSRYYPAGVYTKSRRFRRQDVRHGNAVQLCNGLQIDDEGSEEKFAYSVESNSTLLECVPRSLQAKVLWFFQKEGEKHEVRGDERVIVTSHGLLFLRVKNSDAGVYVCQTVEHGYVTTLLRITLHVLRGERVKSVFNGANGEDGEKAALLCHSSIGPPPGPSISPRVMVPSSVPGRHSRLWYKEFLQLIGYGDAQRVEEYCERVWCTDKKRKKSKRRYVPLTGEKNGKGRGEENSNRAPRHTLDT